The following DNA comes from Weissella koreensis KACC 15510.
TAGAACAATTCCACGATCAATGACATCTGCTGCCAATTCTGGTTGAATTTCGGCCAACACATCATGTGCCGCCTTAACAATTTGTTGGAAGGAATCATGCAATGCTACTTCCACTTCATTTGAATTGATTTCAACAGATTTAGGCATTCCATCATAAATATCACGACCACGAATAATCATCGTTTCAGGATCTTCAGATTGAAGAGCATTTCCTAACTGAATCTTAATTTGTTCAGCTGTCCGCTCACCAACTTGCAAACCATGTTGACGCTTAGCAAAACTGGTAATTTCGTTATTCAACTTATCTCCAGCAACACGAATTGAACGGGCTGAAACAATATCACCCAAAGACAAAACGGCAATATCAGAAGTTCCTCCACCCATGTCAATTACCATTGATGAGATTGGTGAGAAAATATCTAGACCCGCTCCAATTGCAGCAACCTTTGGTTCATACTCCAAGTAAACTTTAGCACCACCGACCTTTTCCGCCGCCTGCATAATCGCCTTTTTTTCAATTTCAGTAATATTAGTTGGTGCTGCCACCATAATATTAGGGCGTGACATAACACCCTTCACGTTTAACTTTTTAATAAAGTACGATAGCATTGCTTCAGTCATATCAAAGTCAGAAATAACTCCATCCTTCAACGGACGCACGGCGCGAATATTACCTGGAGTCCGACCAACCATTTGGTAAGCCTCAGTTCCAACTGCCAAAACTCTATCGGTTTTCATATCAACGGCCACAACGGATGGCTCGTTTAACACAATCCCCTCTCCTTCGACAAAAATCAATACATTTGCAGTTCCTAAATCAATCCCAATTTCTTTAGCCATACCCTTTTTTACCTCTTTAATTTAAAATATATCAATTTTTAGCTGATTAATTCCTATTATAGCAGAATTTACCAGAGTTTTTAGTTATGATCAAAAAGAAACCTGTAAATTATTTATTTTAAATAAATTAGGATCTTTGAAATCTTTTTTAGGCTTTTTTTTGATAAAATAAACTTAATATAAACTACAATTAGGAGATCATTTTAATGAAATATTCTTTAGCCACCATCGCCCAACTCGTGGACGGTGAATTATTAAATTCAACTAGTGAACCAATCACAGAAATTACTTTCGATGGACGTACAGCTAAACCGGGGTCCCTCTTTATTCCCATTACTTGGGGTAATGATGGGCACAATTTCATTCAAGGTGCCATCGATAATGGCGCCAGCGCTACTTTATGGGCAGCAGACCACGGTGAAAATCAGCCTAGTGACTTCCCGATAATTATCGTTCAAGACACCCTCAAAGCTTTTCAGCAATTAGCACAAGCTTATTTAAAAGAAATCGAGCCTAAAGTTATTGCTGTCTCAGGCTCAAACGGTAAAACAACCACGAAAGATTTTATTGCCACAATTGCTAGCACAATGTATCGAACCGTCAAAACACCAAAAAACTTCAATAATGAATTAGGAGTTCCTCTTACGATTTTGAGCATGCCCGCTGATACTGAAGTCTTAGTGATTGAGCTTGGAATGGATCATCCTCATGACTTGGATAGTCTTTCAAAGCTAGTTACCCCCGATATTGCCGTCCTTACCATGATTGGCGAAGCCCACATTGAATTCTTCAAAACGCGTGCTCGAATTGCCGATGGAAAGATGGAAATCATTAATGGCCTAAAACCTAATGGAATTTTAGTCTATAACGGGGATGAGCCACTCCTGATTGAACGGGCTGCTAACCTTAATTTTCAAACCAAAACTTTTGGTTTATCCACTGATAATCAACTTTTCGCTTC
Coding sequences within:
- a CDS encoding UDP-N-acetylmuramoyl-tripeptide--D-alanyl-D-alanine ligase, whose amino-acid sequence is MKYSLATIAQLVDGELLNSTSEPITEITFDGRTAKPGSLFIPITWGNDGHNFIQGAIDNGASATLWAADHGENQPSDFPIIIVQDTLKAFQQLAQAYLKEIEPKVIAVSGSNGKTTTKDFIATIASTMYRTVKTPKNFNNELGVPLTILSMPADTEVLVIELGMDHPHDLDSLSKLVTPDIAVLTMIGEAHIEFFKTRARIADGKMEIINGLKPNGILVYNGDEPLLIERAANLNFQTKTFGLSTDNQLFASQITLTDQKANFTTNQMKEAFQIPLTGNYNVSNALAAISVGQLLKVPAILMKTALQGTIITENRTEWIAGNFGGQILNDVYNSNPTAVREVLKSFSAIKKLNRKFVVLGDMLELGTAGPELHASLATDVIDAKPDAIFLVGQLMQNLADKITNQDPQLTVHSFLEPEIDTLIKTLQAQLQTNDQILIKASHGLHLERIVQALTK
- a CDS encoding rod shape-determining protein, with amino-acid sequence MAKEIGIDLGTANVLIFVEGEGIVLNEPSVVAVDMKTDRVLAVGTEAYQMVGRTPGNIRAVRPLKDGVISDFDMTEAMLSYFIKKLNVKGVMSRPNIMVAAPTNITEIEKKAIMQAAEKVGGAKVYLEYEPKVAAIGAGLDIFSPISSMVIDMGGGTSDIAVLSLGDIVSARSIRVAGDKLNNEITSFAKRQHGLQVGERTAEQIKIQLGNALQSEDPETMIIRGRDIYDGMPKSVEINSNEVEVALHDSFQQIVKAAHDVLAEIQPELAADVIDRGIVLTGGGALLRNMDKLISAELGVPVFIADHPLDNVARGAGELLEHMHDN